Proteins from a genomic interval of Rhodococcoides fascians A25f:
- a CDS encoding 1-acyl-sn-glycerol-3-phosphate acyltransferase: protein MDRPAVILENDVTVYDFYLRHQQNRQVARLAYATLARRFRPRVSYPDGAREELRRLVYDNTRLLIAVNHLTENDPYTLAAAAWASPLRPVIGRTRVLAKDELFQEPKQRRRIDMMGGIPVFRGKNHGMRAVSAAGNRMMDVSAERMKRGDDLAVFPEGTCNLEDPTTVQHVGSGIGHIALRARKLGVEPVLICIGLSYGPTTKVKQASVYIDTPITELPEKPIDITRVVAQGMQKALDGAVAAY from the coding sequence ATGGATCGGCCAGCGGTAATTCTCGAGAACGATGTGACGGTGTACGACTTCTACCTGCGTCACCAGCAGAATCGTCAGGTCGCGAGGCTGGCGTACGCCACCTTGGCCAGGCGCTTCCGTCCGCGGGTGTCGTATCCCGACGGTGCCCGTGAGGAATTGCGTCGTCTGGTGTACGACAACACCCGTCTGCTCATCGCGGTCAATCATCTGACCGAGAACGATCCCTACACCCTCGCAGCGGCGGCCTGGGCGTCGCCGCTGCGTCCGGTGATCGGGCGCACGAGAGTGCTGGCCAAGGACGAATTGTTCCAGGAACCCAAGCAGCGCAGGCGAATCGACATGATGGGCGGCATCCCCGTCTTTCGTGGCAAGAACCACGGGATGCGAGCGGTCAGCGCGGCCGGCAACCGCATGATGGACGTCAGCGCCGAGCGTATGAAGCGGGGCGACGACCTCGCAGTGTTCCCCGAGGGCACCTGCAACCTGGAGGATCCGACGACGGTGCAGCACGTCGGCAGCGGCATCGGACACATCGCGCTGCGCGCACGCAAGCTCGGCGTCGAGCCGGTGCTGATCTGTATCGGGTTGAGCTACGGCCCTACGACGAAGGTCAAGCAGGCGAGCGTGTACATCGATACGCCCATCACCGAACTGCCCGAGAAGCCGATCGACATCACACGCGTGGTGGCGCAGGGAATGCAGAAGGCGCTCGACGGAGCGGTGGCTGCGTACTGA
- a CDS encoding ABC transporter permease — translation MNVLSGSALVMGRELRPMVRDPFTVIFSLIQPLILLALFGPLLTEVPGLGSGSVWDWFVPGVLAMITIFGTSMTGSNLLAELQQGSHERMLVTPLPRSSLLVGRAFKEMVPLAAQAVLIVLVALPLGLSVNPVGAVVGIVLLGVFGVGLGALSYTLALAVRGQDWVFWSIQQTLMFPLLILSGTMLPLTAAPGWMQFLVNINPLGYLVDAERALSAGDFASSTVMAGVVAAAATAAVGLAVGIRAMGSSRV, via the coding sequence ATGAACGTACTCTCAGGAAGCGCCTTGGTGATGGGCCGCGAACTGCGGCCGATGGTGCGCGATCCGTTCACGGTGATCTTCAGTCTCATCCAACCGCTGATCCTGCTGGCGCTGTTCGGCCCGCTTCTCACCGAGGTCCCAGGTCTCGGCAGCGGGAGTGTGTGGGACTGGTTCGTTCCAGGGGTGCTCGCAATGATCACCATCTTCGGGACGTCGATGACGGGCTCGAACCTGCTGGCCGAATTGCAGCAGGGTTCACACGAACGGATGTTGGTGACGCCGCTGCCGAGGTCGTCTCTGCTGGTCGGCCGCGCGTTCAAGGAAATGGTGCCGTTGGCCGCTCAGGCCGTGCTGATCGTCCTGGTGGCACTGCCGCTCGGGTTGTCGGTGAATCCCGTCGGCGCGGTCGTGGGAATCGTGCTGCTCGGTGTGTTCGGTGTCGGGCTCGGCGCGTTGTCCTACACGCTGGCTTTGGCTGTGCGCGGCCAGGATTGGGTGTTCTGGTCCATCCAACAGACATTGATGTTCCCCCTGCTCATCCTGTCGGGCACCATGCTTCCACTGACCGCGGCCCCGGGATGGATGCAGTTCTTGGTCAACATCAACCCACTCGGATATCTGGTCGATGCCGAACGTGCACTGTCCGCCGGTGACTTCGCGAGTTCGACGGTGATGGCAGGTGTGGTCGCAGCCGCCGCCACTGCGGCGGTCGGACTTGCCGTCGGGATCCGGGCCATGGGTTCCTCGCGGGTGTGA
- a CDS encoding ABC transporter ATP-binding protein, producing MIETSGLTKTFRQGKKTVEAVRGIDLTIGEGELVALLGPNGAGKSTTLRMLTTLLEPTSGSARIAGFDVAKDRDRVRRSLGYVGQGNGAGHNQRVRDELVVQGLCYGMTRGRSRTRADELIEALELGELAARTVSTLSGGQRRRLDIALGLVHRPPLLFLDEPTTGMDPQSRANLWDHILRLRREMGTTIVLTTHYLDEADSMAERVIVVDRGTVIADDTATALKSELAGDLIVLTASDASALGALLGGVAGVRDVTVAGSRLNIRVERAEVVLPDLLRLSESHGITVHTADMTRPTLDDVFLGLTGRSLRESAAAGSSSLETASTAGELR from the coding sequence ATGATCGAAACTTCGGGACTGACCAAGACTTTTCGGCAGGGCAAGAAGACCGTGGAGGCGGTGCGCGGCATCGATCTGACGATCGGTGAGGGAGAGCTGGTGGCTCTGCTCGGCCCGAACGGGGCAGGCAAGTCGACCACTCTGCGCATGTTGACGACGTTGCTCGAACCGACGTCGGGCTCGGCGCGGATCGCCGGATTCGATGTGGCGAAGGATCGGGACCGTGTTCGACGCAGTCTCGGCTACGTCGGCCAGGGCAACGGTGCGGGGCACAATCAGCGAGTCCGAGACGAACTGGTGGTGCAGGGGTTGTGCTACGGCATGACTCGTGGACGATCACGCACTCGCGCAGACGAATTGATCGAGGCACTCGAACTCGGCGAGCTCGCGGCCCGCACCGTGTCCACGCTGTCCGGTGGGCAGCGGCGTCGACTCGACATCGCGTTGGGGTTGGTGCACCGGCCACCGTTGCTGTTTCTCGACGAACCGACCACCGGGATGGACCCGCAGAGCCGAGCGAATCTCTGGGATCACATTCTGCGGCTCAGACGGGAGATGGGCACCACCATCGTGCTCACCACGCACTACCTCGACGAGGCCGATTCGATGGCCGAGCGGGTGATCGTCGTCGATCGCGGTACCGTCATCGCCGACGACACCGCCACGGCCCTCAAATCGGAACTGGCCGGTGATCTGATAGTCCTCACCGCGTCCGACGCGTCGGCGCTGGGTGCGCTCCTGGGCGGTGTTGCCGGAGTCAGAGACGTGACGGTTGCGGGTTCGCGGTTGAACATTCGGGTCGAGCGAGCCGAGGTGGTTCTTCCGGATCTCCTGCGGCTCAGCGAGTCTCACGGGATCACAGTGCACACGGCGGACATGACGCGACCTACCCTCGACGACGTTTTCCTCGGCCTCACCGGGCGCAGCCTTCGGGAGAGCGCCGCAGCGGGCAGCTCTTCCCTCGAAACCGCAAGCACGGCAGGAGAACTCCGATGA
- a CDS encoding lysophospholipid acyltransferase family protein, with translation MGGDGAGASTEESTKEQLREQAQRYAAAARLKMKERREKASGGLGAVVADRAGGWDLDDQNTVAMDRQQKLWNGVMDRYFRMEIDGWETIPESPVLVVGVHSGAPFVWDAWTVGAQWWRHFGEKRILHGTAHDALMAFPLIGKVFRSMGVLPAAPDSMSTALAEGRDVIVWPGGEVDSLRPWGKRDEATLGGRTGFIKLAIRMGVPIVPVATVGGADAMPVLIRGDKLSKALKLDKIARLKVFPIAISLPWIIAPAALPQIPLPAKIRTRFMPPIELDHDPALCDDEAYIDAKYEEVRSSIQSGMDALARKRKFPVFG, from the coding sequence ATGGGTGGGGACGGTGCCGGAGCATCGACGGAGGAGTCGACGAAGGAGCAGTTGCGCGAGCAGGCACAGCGCTACGCGGCGGCGGCCCGGCTGAAGATGAAGGAGCGTCGCGAGAAGGCGTCCGGTGGTCTCGGAGCGGTGGTTGCCGATCGCGCGGGCGGCTGGGACCTCGACGATCAGAACACCGTGGCGATGGACCGTCAGCAAAAGCTCTGGAACGGGGTGATGGACCGCTACTTCCGGATGGAGATCGACGGGTGGGAGACCATTCCCGAGTCGCCGGTTCTCGTCGTCGGGGTGCATTCGGGTGCGCCGTTCGTGTGGGATGCGTGGACCGTCGGCGCACAATGGTGGCGACACTTCGGCGAGAAGCGCATTCTGCACGGAACCGCGCACGATGCACTGATGGCGTTCCCGTTGATCGGCAAGGTCTTTCGATCCATGGGTGTGCTTCCTGCTGCGCCGGACTCGATGTCGACGGCATTGGCCGAGGGCCGCGATGTCATCGTGTGGCCGGGTGGTGAGGTCGATTCTCTGCGGCCATGGGGCAAGCGTGACGAGGCGACGCTCGGTGGCCGAACCGGCTTCATCAAGCTCGCTATTCGGATGGGCGTACCCATCGTTCCGGTGGCAACAGTGGGCGGTGCCGACGCCATGCCGGTACTCATTCGCGGAGACAAGCTGTCGAAAGCGTTGAAGCTGGACAAGATTGCGCGGTTGAAAGTCTTTCCGATCGCGATCTCGCTTCCCTGGATCATTGCGCCCGCGGCGCTCCCGCAGATTCCGTTGCCCGCGAAGATCCGTACCCGATTCATGCCGCCGATCGAACTCGACCACGATCCGGCACTGTGCGACGACGAGGCCTACATCGACGCGAAGTACGAGGAGGTGCGCTCGAGCATCCAGTCCGGGATGGATGCCCTGGCCCGCAAGCGGAAGTTCCCCGTTTTCGGTTGA
- a CDS encoding GntP family permease produces the protein MDPIEPAYGTTALLLIAAAAVAILLFLIMKVKLHAFVSLVLVSAVTAVAAGIPLADVPDALLSGFSSTLGSVALLVALGVMVGRLLEITGGAQVLADTLINRFGAKRAPLALGVAALIFGFPIFFDAGLVVFLPIIFTVAKRFGGSVLLYALPTAGAFAAMHAIVPPHPGPVAATELLGGDIGSVLLIGVPVAVVSWFVGSYLVGTQLGKRFVTMPADLFADGSQNTEEHDKAMAALRDPAPKFAAVLFILLTPLVLISLNTVVNTLTTSGVLTGDETWAAALTLIGQTPIALLITLLLALFILAPGRFPVAEGAKYMDQALGPICSIILITGAGGMFGGVLRASGIGQSLTASLSDIGLPILLQAFLIATALRVAQGSATVALTTTAGLISVQVAELDLSNFKIALLVFALAAGATVLSHVNDSGFWLVSRFFGMDEKTTLKTWTVMETTLGLAIFAVASLLWVVF, from the coding sequence ATGGATCCGATCGAACCGGCCTACGGCACGACGGCGCTGCTGCTGATCGCCGCTGCAGCCGTGGCAATCCTGCTCTTCCTCATCATGAAGGTGAAACTGCACGCCTTCGTCTCCCTGGTCCTGGTCAGCGCGGTCACCGCCGTCGCCGCGGGAATCCCACTTGCAGACGTCCCCGATGCGTTGCTCTCCGGTTTCAGTTCCACCCTCGGTTCGGTTGCGCTACTGGTGGCACTGGGTGTGATGGTCGGGCGTCTGCTCGAAATCACCGGTGGCGCACAAGTATTGGCCGACACTCTGATCAACCGGTTCGGAGCCAAACGGGCACCACTCGCACTCGGTGTCGCCGCGCTCATCTTCGGCTTCCCCATCTTCTTCGACGCCGGTCTCGTCGTCTTTCTGCCGATCATCTTCACCGTTGCCAAACGATTCGGCGGATCGGTTCTGCTGTACGCCCTCCCCACCGCGGGGGCCTTTGCCGCGATGCACGCCATCGTCCCGCCGCACCCCGGCCCGGTCGCTGCCACCGAACTGCTCGGCGGAGACATCGGTTCGGTACTGCTCATCGGCGTTCCCGTCGCCGTCGTCTCCTGGTTCGTCGGCTCGTACCTCGTCGGTACCCAGCTCGGCAAACGATTCGTCACCATGCCTGCAGACCTCTTCGCAGACGGATCGCAGAACACCGAGGAACACGACAAGGCGATGGCCGCGCTCCGCGACCCGGCCCCGAAGTTCGCCGCAGTGTTGTTCATTCTCTTGACGCCACTGGTGCTCATCTCGCTCAACACCGTCGTCAACACTCTGACCACCTCCGGTGTGCTGACCGGAGACGAAACCTGGGCTGCTGCCCTGACTCTCATCGGCCAGACGCCCATCGCGCTGCTGATCACCTTGCTGCTGGCGCTGTTCATCCTCGCGCCCGGACGCTTCCCGGTGGCCGAGGGTGCCAAGTACATGGACCAGGCCCTCGGACCGATCTGCTCGATCATCCTGATCACCGGTGCAGGCGGCATGTTCGGTGGAGTGCTGCGAGCCAGCGGCATCGGGCAGTCCCTGACGGCCTCGTTGTCCGACATCGGGCTGCCGATTCTGCTGCAGGCCTTCCTGATCGCCACCGCGCTACGCGTCGCGCAGGGTTCGGCCACCGTCGCTCTCACCACCACCGCTGGGTTGATCTCGGTGCAGGTCGCCGAGCTGGATCTGAGCAACTTCAAGATCGCTCTGCTGGTGTTCGCACTGGCCGCCGGAGCCACCGTGCTCTCCCACGTCAACGATTCCGGCTTCTGGCTCGTCAGCCGCTTCTTCGGCATGGACGAGAAGACGACCCTCAAGACATGGACCGTCATGGAAACCACACTGGGACTGGCAATCTTCGCGGTCGCATCACTGCTGTGGGTGGTGTTCTAG
- a CDS encoding SMI1/KNR4 family protein, with the protein MTLTEVWTLYMAMLRERAPVTAASIRPPRAPGEREAAERATTPWPDELREFYGLHDGQSETYGEQYVPVGSVLPDFTLSSLDQVVDRHRFSLESPHEIDDLGPDWPAIVAVQEAGETAEMFVPAYVPFAEDGAGGTLYVDTRAGAREGCIRMFTYDGADGGAPWYDSLTEYITALYRSVETGSEIYDELTPTFVDDVLYWRDPALSGGSMEYAATLPVVRIPFALIDFRPSQLSDDDDLLDLDQVRRTVIATARRLHPQAVVEDARAVYRQVPRLRGANMNWWVWMDGADVIFTAIVTGEGHDVIVLELPPGGCRLEVDE; encoded by the coding sequence GTCGATACGGCCGCCACGGGCCCCGGGTGAGCGTGAAGCCGCCGAACGTGCGACGACTCCGTGGCCGGATGAGTTGCGCGAGTTCTACGGGCTGCACGACGGGCAGAGCGAAACCTACGGCGAGCAGTACGTACCGGTCGGATCCGTGCTGCCGGATTTCACTCTTTCCTCGCTCGACCAAGTTGTGGATCGGCACAGGTTCAGCCTCGAAAGCCCGCACGAGATCGACGATTTGGGTCCCGACTGGCCGGCCATCGTTGCAGTTCAGGAGGCCGGGGAGACGGCGGAAATGTTCGTCCCGGCGTATGTTCCGTTCGCCGAGGACGGCGCAGGCGGAACGCTGTACGTCGACACGCGCGCAGGTGCCCGTGAAGGTTGTATCCGTATGTTCACCTACGACGGTGCCGACGGGGGCGCACCCTGGTACGACTCGCTGACCGAATACATCACCGCCCTGTATCGCAGCGTGGAGACCGGCTCCGAGATCTACGACGAGCTGACACCCACGTTCGTGGACGACGTGCTCTACTGGCGCGATCCTGCGTTGTCGGGGGGATCGATGGAATATGCGGCGACGCTACCGGTCGTCCGAATACCCTTTGCGCTTATCGACTTTCGACCATCCCAGCTGTCGGACGACGACGACTTGCTCGATCTCGACCAGGTACGCCGCACCGTCATCGCCACCGCTCGGAGGCTGCACCCGCAGGCCGTGGTCGAAGACGCCCGAGCGGTATATCGGCAGGTGCCGCGTCTGCGGGGTGCGAACATGAATTGGTGGGTGTGGATGGACGGTGCAGATGTCATCTTCACCGCGATCGTTACCGGAGAGGGACACGACGTCATCGTCCTGGAACTTCCGCCAGGGGGATGCAGGCTCGAAGTCGACGAGTGA